TCTCACCATCAACTCTACTGTGCCTCCCAGTAATAGGCAGGGCAGGACTCCATACTACAGAGAAGAAACGTGCCTAGTAACACGTGCACACCTCATAACGGTGACCACTTATAACACCCTTACCATGTGCCCGGAGCTAGTTACATTCACATATTGAACTTCAGCTGGTGGATCCCTTTTCCACACAGCGCTCCTCAGCGCCAGAAATTCTGTTATTATTTACTGGCTCGTCTGTCTCGCCCGCCATTGCCTGGCACAACGAAGACGCCCCATCCAATCTGGCTAACCCGAGCGACGAGTGGCTGTTGGGAGCGCGCGGAGAAGCCTAGAGGCCTGATCCCCCAACCCCGCCACCAGCGTACCAGGGTTTTTGGGTTCCTCCTCCCCCACCGGCGGCAGGACGGTCGTCGGCTTCTCCTTGGCCCCGCGGTCCCCTTTCCTGGTCACTGCACCGGATGACTTCTGGATCCCGGGACGCGGGGCCCTGGGTGAGGCCACTGGTGGTGCGCTCGCCTCGCCCGACATGCTGGTGCCGTCCGCAGCGACTCTGGGGACACTCACGGGGGCAAGGAGGCAGGACGGGATTCTGTGGGGCTCGCCCTGGAGGTGGCCGAATCAAGGGTCTCTATTCCGCGTCCACAGGCGGGACCCGCCTGCCGCGGCGTCGCCTCAGCGTCCCTCTCCAAGACAACCGCGCGAGGTGGGCGGGCCCGAGGGCAAGGGGCAACCACAGAGCGCACGCGAGGCCGACAGGGGGCACCACAGAGTCATCAGGGGGCGGAAGGAGCCCGGAGGGCGGAGCCGCGGAACTAGGGCAGCCGAGAAGGGCGGGGCCAGGGCGGAGCCTGGGCAGCCCTGGGTCACAGGGGCAGGAGAGCCCTGGAGCCCTGGAGGGCCGGACCCCGCGGACCCTGTGCGAAAGGAGAAGGACCTGGGCGGAGCCGTGGCGGAGGGAGACGAGCGAATATCGTACTGGACCGGAGTGGAGGGGGCTGGACTAGAGCGAGACCAGGACGGAGAGGCGGGGCTAGGGGGCGGGCAAGGAGCTGTCCAAAGTCACCCGAGAAACTGAACCGGGGAAAGCCGGGATCCGACCCCGTGTATTAGAGATAGCGGCAGTCGGAGGAATCTAGGGAAGCAGGGTCCGGTTGGAGACAGATCCACTCTCTGGGGTCGGCCCTCCTACCCTGTAAAGAGAGGACTCCTGATGGAAAAGGCCCAGAGAGACCCACCGAGTTAGCGAGCTGGCGTGGCTCTGGGTTTGTAATCTCGACCCCATCTATGTAGCCTCCTGGAGGTCTGGGGACTTAGTTGATCCGCTAACGAGTTTAGGAGGCGGGTCACGCTTCCAAGAAATCTTGGATTCAAAGTCCTCAGGTAGCCTAGACCCTACCGGGCCCCCATCAGAGTATACTCTCTCCCCTCTGCTTTCCGGGCTCCAGCCTCCCCACTCCAGTCTGTTCCCCTCCCCGACCGTCACTCCCAGACCTTCCCACCATTGAGCTTTTGTGCTGTTCCCCTGTAGAAACGCCACCCTTTGGGGAAGACTCTGACCTATGCGGTCTTTCAGCTCTCAGAGCACCAGTTTGCCCAGCTATCTTAGCACTTGCCAGCACTTACCACTGGTACTTTTAACTCACTCAACCACTCAGCCTTTGGgggaacatttattgagtgcctaccatgtgccaaggGGAGCCAGTGTTGAACATAAACACAGGAttcctgctttcagggaactTAAGAGTCTGGTGCGGGAGGCAGagattaatcaaataatcacactaAAAAGCAACACATTACAGAGGTGCCTGGCACCCTGTAGGCCTTCTACAGGTAACTGGTGCATGAACACATCAGTAATCAGTGCTGTGAAAGAGAACATGGGGTGTGAGGGACAAGCAGGAGTTAACAGGTGAGTGGgggaggaagagcattccagatgTGCCAAGTCCCTGTAGTAGGAAGACGTGTGGCTGATAGGAGGACgtagaggccagtgtgactggggCAGAGTGATAGGGAACACAGTTCAGAGTGAGGCTGAAGAGACAGGCAGGCCAGGCCGGCAAAGCCTTTAAGGCTTTGGACAATTTTGACTGTAGCCCAAGGGCCATGGGGCACCCACGGAGACTTTCAGGCAGGGGTAACCTAACCAGCTTGTATTTTGAAGCAGTTGGTTGGCGGGAGTACCAAACGAATGCAGGGAGGCCAGTCACACTATTTCTAGAGTTAACTGGGTTTGGGCTGCCTCTCCACTATATAGTGAGTGCCCCAAGACAGGATCAGTGCCTGGTACGCCTCTGAaaacacgcatgcacgcacacacagagcCTAGCCCGGGAGTGCACAGAAAAGTTACCCAATATACACTTCTTACAGCAATCTGAAATCAGAGTTATCCAGCAACATTCAACCCACCAGTTTATGTATACAGGGCCCTAGGGGCCTTGGGGAGCAATGGGTTGGGGAAAAGGAACACAGGTTTCCTGCTGACCAGTGTTTCCCATGGTAGAACCTGGGAGCCAGGCTCCCATCTCCTCTCCATTCACTTCCTCTATTAAACATGTTCATGTTCACGGCcggccagtcctctccctgctcctggCAGGGTACAGCAGGCTCTGTCCTCAGCCTTGAGCAGCAAAGAACCGGTGTGCTGACCTCTGCACACCATCTTGGCTCCTCAACGGTCCTGGCGCCGAAGTGGGGGTGACGGGGGATGCCGTACTGGAGGCAAGTCATAGTGTCCAGGTATGTGGCTGTTCTTGGGTGAGTCATAGTGGCCAGGAGGCAGGCCCGGAGGCAGAGGCGGCTGGGAACCCACAGAGTCTCGGTCTGGAGACAGAGAGGGATGAAGATGAGAAGGAGGTggctcctcccccttcccaccactctcctcccctctccaccctcttCTGCCGGAAGACGGATGCGTAGTGCCTGGCTATAGGCCAGTTTGTGCAGCTCCTCAGCCGCCAGTGGGGGAGGCCATCTCGACCTGCCCACCTCACAGGATAGGAAGATGCTCTGTCATCTGCCTTGTTCCCACCTTTTCTGGGTATCAAGTCTACAACTCAGGTGCTGTAAAGCCACCATTTCAAATCCTCAGCCCTCTGAGGGAGGTACCGCCACCTACAGGCTCGAAGAGGCAGTGTGACTTCCCAAACGTCATGCCTGGTCTGAGCCCAAGTCTGACGCCCAAAGGCCTTGCTCTTGCTGCCACTTCATGCCCACTCCGCATTCCCGCCCTCTGTCCCTTCTCTTTTCCCACCTCCCCTGTCCCTGTTCTCTCTGCCCCAGTGGAGAAGGAAGGCTCACCATGGGTCAGGGGGCTGGGCTGCTCATAGGTGCCACTGTCTCTCTCTGGCTGGGGGTGTCGCCGCCTCTGGCTGTCCCGGAGTTGGGGCGGCTGCCTGGGGGGAGACCCTGAGGGAGGGCCTTTCATCTCCATGTAGCTGCTCTCCCGGGGGCTCCCTAGAAGGCTGGGCAGGTCCCGGATGGTGGCGTAGGGGTTCTCACTGCTCAGGGAAGCCAcgctggcccccagcccctcttcaGAGATGGGCCCTAAAGATAGGGGAAAGAAATCAGGCTCAGTGGAGGCACTGGCCCCTAAACCCCAGCGCAGCTCCCTCCGTCGCTcccccgccctgccctgccctcacctTTACTGTAGAAGGGGCCTGGGCCATTCCTGTTGCTGTAGCTACAGCTGTAGCTTCGGTCCAGGCGGCTGTTACCTGAGGAGGAGAAAGCAACCTGCAATCAGGCCCCTGGTCCCCTGCCCAAGGTCCCACCTCCTCTAGAACTGGGGCCCAGAATCCCCTTCCACAGACACACGCACTCAGATGAAGCAGGACGCTGGGCTGTACACATCCCCCCTCACCAGAGGCCTTGGGCCCCAGGCTCCTACCCCTGTCCAGAGGCCCTGGAGGGGGCTGCCGGCGGTGCTTCCAGTCAGCAGGCAGTGTGGCGTGGTTGTTATCATGCCCGTGGGCTCCACCTGGCCGCTCAGGGGCCTGGAGGCTGGCAAAGAGCTGACTGCCTGGGAcctggcaggggaggggtgggacagggagagcGACGTGCGGCTGGAGCTTTCCGGAGGACCGGGCTGTGCCCACAGGGCATCCACAGTgcagccccacccccaacacTGACCTTGTTAGGGGGCGGGGGGTTAGGTGAGCACTGAGACAGGGTGTGGTAGCTGGGGTTGGAGTAGTAGTGACTGTAGCTCGGAGGGACATCTGCACAAACAGACACAGTTGCAGGGTGACCTGCCCGGTCAGAGACAAGCCTGGGCCCAAGACAGTCATTCTGTTCCAGGAGATCCGTAATCAGCCTCTCTgacctctctcactctctccatCTCCCCGCTTCCCACCTACAAGGTCCAGGGAGGGATGCAGGAGCCCCGCACCCCATCTGCCCTGTACCTGAGAGCCAGCCACTCATATGCGTCCCCGCCCCCAGGCCAGCTCACCTGGCATGACGTACTCAGAGCCGTCCAGCCGCCCGCTGCTGTAGGCCACTGCCAGGTGCTGGTGCGCTTTGCCTTTTTGCCAATGGCGGTAGCCAATGAACAGCGCCACCAGGGCCACCACCAGGGATCCCAGCACTGCAATGCCAATCACTGCCCCGAGTGAGTTATAGGCCACTGGAGAGGTAGGCATCATGGTGAATGGCTCCTGGCTTCCTGTGGGGGACGGGGTGGTCACTCAGGACAGTGTCTTGGCCCTACTGGTGAGCTGGGGATGCATGCGTGGGAGAGGCCCCAGTAGGGGGGCAGGGTGATACAAGGGTACCACCTAGCAGAGACCTGGGCATGTACCTGTGTCCTGGTTCCCTGGGCACAgtgcggggcggggtgggggtagggaggggctaGATGAGAACTCACCAATCCTGCAGGGGGCGCCACTGTGCCCTGGGGGACACACACAGGCCCCAGTCTCTGGGTGGCACCTCTCTCCGGGACCGCACTGGCATGGTTGGGAACAATTGGCACCGAACACCCCTGGAGAGCAGCCTGTTTAGAGAGCGGAGGAGGCAGGCGGGGATCAGAGGGGCCAGGGAACAGCAGTCCCCTCCTCAGGCTAGGGCTGACTTGGAGGCAGGGGCATGGAGTTCCCCTTCTGCTGGTACCTTCCAAGCAGAGATGTCCGGTCCGGCCTGGGGGGCAGAAACAACTCCCATGCTGGGGGTGGCAGGTCCCGCCATGGCGACAATGGCAGAGCTGGGCACAGTTGGCCCCCCAGTGTCCTAGAGGGCACGCTGCAGGAGACAAGGTTGGAGCctgtctggtgggcagggccagcccCTCCTGAGTGAATTCTCAGCCCCCAGCGTCACTGAACTCTTCAGCTCAGCTTTGGTCTCCCCAGGGGCACCAAGGCTTTGAACCGTATCTACACGCTGATGACTCACAAATGCTTATTCGCAGCCCTGTGTCTTGCCTGAACTCCAGACCCACGTGCCCAGCTGCCTGCTTAACTTCTGCACTTGCCTATCTGATAGACTTTCAAAATAACGTGACCAGGGCCAGACAACCAAAGGCTTCCAAACTATCCTATATTGCTTAGctctagaccttttttttttaacataagagagaaataaatgtctacacTATTCAAGGTATAATTTTTGTGTATCTGACACTAGCAAAAAATCTAATAGTAGTTACAGAATTCTATGGAAAAGCTCTTGTCCAAGATTACTTCCCTCTACCCTGCCCATCTTTTTCATGGTAATGGCTTCTCATTTCCCCTTTTCAAAATTTGTTTGACTCAGTTTTCTGGACTAATCTTTTCCATGATGTCCTTCTTATATTTATGTGGGAAAGAGGCCatgtataaataagtaaaaataagttggcaatccaaaagaaaaaaagaacatgtccaaaactgagctTATGATTTTCCCCGCCCCCGTACAAACACCGCTTTTCTCAGGCCTCCCGTGCAGAAAGGCAGGGAATTTTTTTCCCTGACCTGTTCATTGCTGCATCCTGAGCACCTAGAACAATACCCAGCATGTAGGTGATGcccaataaatttttgtttatagtGTTTATATAAATGGCTGAATCAAGGTGGGTTCGGAGGCTTTTATACCCAGGAGCAGGGGAAAGGAAGCCTCTGGTCCTCAGCCCACCCCCTCATGCACACATGCTCAGACACAGGAGCCACCACCTACGTTGGGAGCAGTCAGGGCCTGTCCAGCCAGCCATGCAGTAGCAGGTCCCATTCGAAGGGTGGCAGGAGGAGTGGTTAGCACACTTGCAGGGCACACAGCGTTTGCCGTAGCGGCCGGGCTGACAGGCTGGGGGAAAGGGGCTCGTGGTGACCAGGGGCAGGGGCCAACCCTCAGTCAGCCCGTGaccccactctctccctccctccttcccactgcaGCAACCGGCCCAAAGACTGGAGTCAGCACAAGAGACCAAGAGGGGTAGAGTGGGAGCTTCAGGCATCTGACACTACACTGCACATTACTGCtggcaggcagggggaggggagggagcctcACATCTCTGGCAGGAGGGGCCTCGGAATCcaggtgcacacacacaattGCCATTCTCAGGGATGCAGGTGCCCCCATTCTTGCAGGTGCAGGTGTTGCTACAGTTGGTTCCCCAGAAGCCctcagggcagggcaggtggcAGCGGGTACCTGTGGGAGGGGTAGGATGAGACTGGCCTGTGGCCCCCCTTCCGTAGGGTTTCTTCTGAACACATGTCCTGTGGGATGCACCCCCCAACTCCACAGTAAGCCCGGGGCCTGGACACCCAGAACGCTCACCTGTCCAGCCAGCTTGGCACTGGCAGTGTCCGTGAACAGGGTCACAGCCATCAGAATGGTCACAGTCACAGCGGCTGGCACAGCCTTCACCAAACATCCCCTTCttggagagggagtggagggtAGGATAGGCCAGTCAGTTGGGGGGTGCTGTGCCCTCCCCCCCCAGGCAGGCAGACTGTTGTGCACTTACCAGGCAGGGGAACTGGCAGTGGGTCCCGTGCCACCCAGGGGTACAGGTACAGGCTCCAGTTTGGGGGCTGCAGGCTGCCTCGTGGGCACACTGGCAGCTGGCATTGCAACCAAAGCCCCAGGTTCCAGGCGGGCAGGGCACGGAGCAGTTACCATGCTGCCAACCTGGAAGAGGGGACTTGCAAGTAGGCATGGGGACCTGGCTCCCCTCCTGAGCCAGCACACACTGGGCATTGGCTCTGCCAGGCTCTGCGCTatgagctggggctgggggtggggctgcccATGGCCGCATAGGAGACAAACATAGAAACTGTTGGATGTTGGACAGAAGGTTGAAAGACCGCAGGGGATGCACCACCACCTTCTGGGTCTTGGTTgcctcttctgcaaaatgaaggAGGGTGGCAGCAAACCCAAATGCTTACAGAGGCCCCAACAGGTAACTAAATGAGTTCTCCAGATCATGTGTAAGACAACAGGGAGGAGTGGGGACTGGAGACTGGACTTTTGTTAAATATGATAGAGAGCTAGTCAAACAAAACATATCTGTGTCCGAATCTAGCCTAAAGGTTGCCAACGTGCCACCCCTGGTAGATCTCCGAGGCCCTTGCTGGAGCTGCCATTCTGTGATTCTGTATGTCTGAGGATGAGGAATGATCTGCAAAGAGGTACCTCTGGCCTGGGCCTTTAAGGACAATTGGGATTTTTGTGGTTGAAAAAAAGCAAAGCGGATATTCCAGGAAGGAAGTAGCCTGGCTACTTTCCCAGCAGTCCAGCTGCTGACCAGTGCCTCCACCCTTACCCTGCAGCCTCTCCCCTACCCTTGGCCTGCCTCTACCCTTGGTCTCTCCCTTCTTCGCATGGCCCCGCCCCCAAATCCCCTTCCGGGAGATCCCAACCCGTTACCTTCCTTGCAGACGCAGGTGCCGTCGATGGGCGAGCAGGCGATGGCGTTTTCGCAGGAGCAGCGTGCGGAGCAGTTGACTCCATAGGTGTCAGGGGGACAGAGGCTAGCGCAGTGCGGGCCCTGAGAGCGGGCGGGAGCACCAGTGAGAGGAGCGGACGGGCTCCCGGGCCTCTCCGGCACCTCCCTCGCGGCGGGGCGCGCCTCACCGTGTAGCCGGGCGCGCACCGGCAGAGGCCGCTGTCGGGCTGGCAGACGCCGCCGTGCAGGCAGAGGCAGTGTTCCTGGCAGCCGGGCCCGTGCGTGTCCTGCGGGCAGCTCTCGTTGCAGTGGAGGCCCGCCCAGCCCGGCAGGCAAGAGCACTCCCCGCTCATCGGGTGGCAGCTGCGGGCGGAGGCGGGGGCGCGGAGCGGTCTGAGGCCGGGTCCGCAGGTCGACTTCCCCGCCCCCTCCGCGTGGTGGGAGCCGAGCATCGCCGAATTGAGGGGGACATCGGGGAGGCTCGGTGCTGTTCCGAGAGCGGTCTCTCCCCGTCCCCGaggcccctcccctttcccttctgtGAGATCTGCCCCGCCCTAGGTCCTTTTTGTGACTCCGGTGGCTTCAGCACCGAAGGCCTCTCCCATTGGCCTCCAGACCCCTTGACCACAGTGCCCGCGGCCTACTTGAGACTGTGTTCCGGGTCGCAGGTGCAGGGCATCTGGCAGCTGAGGCCGTAGAGGCCGTCGGGGCAGAGACGTTCGGCGCAGCGGTCCCCAGTGAAGCCGTGTTCGCACAGACACGCGCCGTTGGCCGGGAAGCAGCGGGCGCCCGTGGCGCAGTCGCAAGTCTCAGCACAGTCCTGCCCGAAGCGGCCCACGGGGCACTCCTCACGGCACCTGGGCACCTCGCAGGAGTGAGCCTGGCCacgccgcccgccgccgcccccggccCACCCCAGGCCACTCCCACCCCAAGCCAACACCACTCACCGGTCCCCTGTGTATCCCGGAGCGCAGCGACACTGCCCGGTGAACCGGTCGCAGAGGCCGCCGTTGTGACAGCGACATTCCTGGGAGCAGTTGGGTCCATAGGAGCCctcggggcagggcagggaacagatggTGCCCTGTGGGGGTGAGAGGTCGGCAGAGCCCCAGGAGCCCAGCCCTCTCCCCATGGCCACAGGACCCGTCAATACCCCTACACCCCAAACCCTCAAACCTCTCCAGGGCCCACACAGCCTAACCCCCTCACACACATCCTCCTGGGAGCCCTACAGAGAACCGCCCACAGAATTCATACCCACAGGCCCCGCCCTGCATACCATCCAGCCAGGTGGGCAGCTGCAGGAGCCCCGAGAGGCCTGGAAGACACCCCCATTTTGGCAAGGAGGGGTGCTGGGGCAGAAGAAGCCAACACTGTCCTGTGAACAGGACACCTCGCAGCTGTTGGGCAGGGGGGGTGAGGTCAGTATGTAGACAAGCAGTACCTGCTTCCCCCTTTGCCTCCAAGGGCTGGTCAACCACAAACAGGCCGTCCCCAGGAGGAAGGCCCGACCCCAGGGCTCAGTGAGTCTCACCCCCGCTTCCCTGTTGGGTACTGCCGGGATCAAAAAACAAACGTGTCCAGGACTGGAAATGGCAGGGACACCCAGCTCCATCAGGAGGGGTAGAGCGAAGAGCCATGGGTGGCGTGTGCTCTCCACGCACCCTCTGCTCCACCTCTACCTTTGCTCATGCTCGTCCCTCTGGGGGCAACACGTCTGCCTGCCCTGGTTTTCTACCCTGAGGGCTCAACGCCAGAGCTCCTCCATGAAGCTGGATCTTTGATCTCCAGCTAGATGCACATTCTCCCTCCTGTGACTCCCCAGCTCTCCCTGCACCCTGCCTCGCAGTAGGGTTCTCTGCGTCCCTATCTCAGCCCCAATTTGGGACGTGCTTTCGCTCACACGCTAGTTCATGttatcttcacagcaaccctcCTAGGTGGACAAtactgctcccattttacagaccggGAACAAACACGTGAAGAGCCAATGATTTGCTCAAGGTTGCTCAACCAGCGAGCAGCAAAGCTGGGACCAGGATCTGGGCCTCTTGACTCCAACCCCACGTTTGGGATGCTGAGTCCCCTTGTGTCCCCATGTACGCCCGTGCATCCTGTGTCTGCGATCCCGTTAGTGTGTGTTCCTCCTGTTACACACCTGGGCCCGGTTCTCTCTGGGGGGCAGAGGCAGGCTCCGGTCTGTGGGTCACAGGGTGCCCCATGGCACTGGCAGCTGAACTGGCAGGCAGGGCCATAGCGGCCAGGGGAGCAGGGCCGAAAGCAGTGTGGAGGCTGCAGCCCAGAGGGACAGGAACATGCCCCACTCTTGGGGTCACAGGAGCTGCTGTTGCCGCAGTTGCAGGGCTTGTCACACTGTGGCCCCCAAACTCCCAGGGCACAAGCTGTGGGATGGGAGAGCGGAAGGGGGTCAGCAGGGgtcttgcccctccccagcctccagttAGTCCCCGTCTCTGTGTCCTGGCCCCCACACATGCCCCCATGCCCGGCTTTGGCCCCTCCCCCTGTACCACACCTCCAGAAAAGGCTGCTGGCTGCAGTGGGACTCTGCTCGGTGATCGCCCTGGGGGCCTAAGCACCTGTGCCCTGGTAGGGAGGGTGTGCCCAAGGCTTCTGCATCCCTGGAGGCACAAGGGGTCATGCCCTGCTGTCACCAGCCACTCACCACTGGAGCAGTCGTCGCCCCGCCAGTCTTGCACACACTGGCACTGATTGGGTGCCACGCAGCGGCCATGAACACACTCTCGAGCACAGAGCGCTGGggcagagatggggtggggtgcGTGTGAGACGATGCTTCCACCC
The sequence above is drawn from the Tursiops truncatus isolate mTurTru1 chromosome 1, mTurTru1.mat.Y, whole genome shotgun sequence genome and encodes:
- the PEAR1 gene encoding platelet endothelial aggregation receptor 1 isoform X6 gives rise to the protein MRGRTSRQRKPCEKVSEAWPCSTWSGIRPGAWEAWARGPEPHLFCHPCLVSAETWPPGLWLQCPSPAPHLALSQASAMSSPLRALFLLALGLGLAGTLNPKDPNTCSFWESFTTTTKESHSRPFSLLPSEPCDRPWESPHTCPRPTVVYRTVYRQVVKTEHRMRLQCCQGFYESSGACVPLCARECVHGRCVAPNQCQCVQDWRGDDCSSACALGVWGPQCDKPCNCGNSSSCDPKSGACSCPSGLQPPHCFRPCSPGRYGPACQFSCQCHGAPCDPQTGACLCPPERTGPSCEVSCSQDSVGFFCPSTPPCQNGGVFQASRGSCSCPPGWMGTICSLPCPEGSYGPNCSQECRCHNGGLCDRFTGQCRCAPGYTGDRCREECPVGRFGQDCAETCDCATGARCFPANGACLCEHGFTGDRCAERLCPDGLYGLSCQMPCTCDPEHSLNCHPMSGECSCLPGWAGLHCNESCPQDTHGPGCQEHCLCLHGGVCQPDSGLCRCAPGYTGPHCASLCPPDTYGVNCSARCSCENAIACSPIDGTCVCKEGWQHGNCSVPCPPGTWGFGCNASCQCAHEAACSPQTGACTCTPGWHGTHCQFPCLKGMFGEGCASRCDCDHSDGCDPVHGHCQCQAGWTGTRCHLPCPEGFWGTNCSNTCTCKNGGTCIPENGNCVCAPGFRGPSCQRSCQPGRYGKRCVPCKCANHSSCHPSNGTCYCMAGWTGPDCSQPCPLGHWGANCAQLCHCRHGGTCHPQHGSCFCPPGRTGHLCLEGCSPGVFGANCSQPCQCGPGERCHPETGACVCPPGHSGAPCRIGSQEPFTMMPTSPVAYNSLGAVIGIAVLGSLVVALVALFIGYRHWQKGKAHQHLAVAYSSGRLDGSEYVMPDVPPSYSHYYSNPSYHTLSQCSPNPPPPNKVPGSQLFASLQAPERPGGAHGHDNNHATLPADWKHRRQPPPGPLDRGNSRLDRSYSCSYSNRNGPGPFYSKGPISEEGLGASVASLSSENPYATIRDLPSLLGSPRESSYMEMKGPPSGSPPRQPPQLRDSQRRRHPQPERDSGTYEQPSPLTHDRDSVGSQPPLPPGLPPGHYDSPKNSHIPGHYDLPPVRHPPSPPLRRQDR
- the PEAR1 gene encoding platelet endothelial aggregation receptor 1 isoform X7 encodes the protein MRGRTSRQRKPCEKVSEAWPCSTWSGIRPGAWEAWARGPEPHLFCHPCLVSAETWPPGLWLQCPSPAPHLALSQASAMSSPLRALFLLALGLGLAGTLNPKDPNTCSFWESFTTTTKESHSRPFSLLPSEPCDRPWESPHTCPRPTVVYRTVYRQVVKTEHRMRLQCCQGFYESSGACVPLCARECVHGRCVAPNQCQCVQDWRGDDCSSACALGVWGPQCDKPCNCGNSSSCDPKSGACSCPSGLQPPHCFRPCSPGRYGPACQFSCQCHGAPCDPQTGACLCPPERTGPSCEVSCSQDSVGFFCPSTPPCQNGGVFQASRGSCSCPPGWMGTICSLPCPEGSYGPNCSQECRCHNGGLCDRFTGQCRCAPGYTGDRCREECPVGRFGQDCAETCDCATGARCFPANGACLCEHGFTGDRCAERLCPDGLYGLSCQMPCTCDPEHSLNCHPMSGECSCLPGWAGLHCNESCPQDTHGPGCQEHCLCLHGGVCQPDSGLCRCAPGYTGPHCASLCPPDTYGVNCSARCSCENAIACSPIDGTCVCKEEEATKTQKVVVHPLRSFNLLSNIQQFLCLSPMRPWAAPPPAPAHSAEPGRANAQCVLAQEGSQVPMPTCKSPLPGWQHGNCSVPCPPGTWGFGCNASCQCAHEAACSPQTGACTCTPGWHGTHCQFPCLKGMFGEGCASRCDCDHSDGCDPVHGHCQCQAGWTGTRCHLPCPEGFWGTNCSNTCTCKNGGTCIPENGNCVCAPGFRGPSCQRSCQPGRYGKRCVPCKCANHSSCHPSNGTCYCMAGWTGPDCSQPCPLGHWGANCAQLCHCRHGGTCHPQHGSCFCPPGRTGHLCLEGCSPGVFGANCSQPCQCGPGERCHPETGACVCPPGHSGAPCRIGSQEPFTMMPTSPVAYNSLGAVIGIAVLGSLVVALVALFIGYRHWQKGKAHQHLAVAYSSGRLDGSEYVMPGNSRLDRSYSCSYSNRNGPGPFYSKGPISEEGLGASVASLSSENPYATIRDLPSLLGSPRESSYMEMKGPPSGSPPRQPPQLRDSQRRRHPQPERDSGTYEQPSPLTHDRDSVGSQPPLPPGLPPGHYDSPKNSHIPGHYDLPPVRHPPSPPLRRQDR
- the PEAR1 gene encoding platelet endothelial aggregation receptor 1 isoform X2, which encodes MRGRTSRQRKPCEKVSEAWPCSTWSGIRPGAWEAWARGPEPHLFCHPCLVSAETWPPGLWLQCPSPAPHLALSQASAMSSPLRALFLLALGLGLAGTLNPKDPNTCSFWESFTTTTKESHSRPFSLLPSEPCDRPWESPHTCPRPTVVYRTVYRQVVKTEHRMRLQCCQGFYESSGACVPLCARECVHGRCVAPNQCQCVQDWRGDDCSSACALGVWGPQCDKPCNCGNSSSCDPKSGACSCPSGLQPPHCFRPCSPGRYGPACQFSCQCHGAPCDPQTGACLCPPERTGPSCEVSCSQDSVGFFCPSTPPCQNGGVFQASRGSCSCPPGWMGTICSLPCPEGSYGPNCSQECRCHNGGLCDRFTGQCRCAPGYTGDRCREECPVGRFGQDCAETCDCATGARCFPANGACLCEHGFTGDRCAERLCPDGLYGLSCQMPCTCDPEHSLNCHPMSGECSCLPGWAGLHCNESCPQDTHGPGCQEHCLCLHGGVCQPDSGLCRCAPGYTGPHCASLCPPDTYGVNCSARCSCENAIACSPIDGTCVCKEEEATKTQKVVVHPLRSFNLLSNIQQFLCLSPMRPWAAPPPAPAHSAEPGRANAQCVLAQEGSQVPMPTCKSPLPGWQHGNCSVPCPPGTWGFGCNASCQCAHEAACSPQTGACTCTPGWHGTHCQFPCLKGMFGEGCASRCDCDHSDGCDPVHGHCQCQAGWTGTRCHLPCPEGFWGTNCSNTCTCKNGGTCIPENGNCVCAPGFRGPSCQRSCQPGRYGKRCVPCKCANHSSCHPSNGTCYCMAGWTGPDCSQPCPLGHWGANCAQLCHCRHGGTCHPQHGSCFCPPGRTGHLCLEGCSPGVFGANCSQPCQCGPGERCHPETGACVCPPGHSGAPCRIGSQEPFTMMPTSPVAYNSLGAVIGIAVLGSLVVALVALFIGYRHWQKGKAHQHLAVAYSSGRLDGSEYVMPDVPPSYSHYYSNPSYHTLSQCSPNPPPPNKVPGSQLFASLQAPERPGGAHGHDNNHATLPADWKHRRQPPPGPLDRGNSRLDRSYSCSYSNRNGPGPFYSKGPISEEGLGASVASLSSENPYATIRDLPSLLGSPRESSYMEMKGPPSGSPPRQPPQLRDSQRRRHPQPERDSGTYEQPSPLTHDRDSVGSQPPLPPGLPPGHYDSPKNSHIPGHYDLPPVRHPPSPPLRRQDR
- the PEAR1 gene encoding platelet endothelial aggregation receptor 1 isoform X8; the protein is MRAAGPVSRQNCCLATSRSPVWEEAGVRLQRITGGYGRGGSIVSHAPHPISAPALCARECVHGRCVAPNQCQCVQDWRGDDCSSACALGVWGPQCDKPCNCGNSSSCDPKSGACSCPSGLQPPHCFRPCSPGRYGPACQFSCQCHGAPCDPQTGACLCPPERTGPSCEVSCSQDSVGFFCPSTPPCQNGGVFQASRGSCSCPPGWMGTICSLPCPEGSYGPNCSQECRCHNGGLCDRFTGQCRCAPGYTGDRCREECPVGRFGQDCAETCDCATGARCFPANGACLCEHGFTGDRCAERLCPDGLYGLSCQMPCTCDPEHSLNCHPMSGECSCLPGWAGLHCNESCPQDTHGPGCQEHCLCLHGGVCQPDSGLCRCAPGYTGPHCASLCPPDTYGVNCSARCSCENAIACSPIDGTCVCKEEEATKTQKVVVHPLRSFNLLSNIQQFLCLSPMRPWAAPPPAPAHSAEPGRANAQCVLAQEGSQVPMPTCKSPLPGWQHGNCSVPCPPGTWGFGCNASCQCAHEAACSPQTGACTCTPGWHGTHCQFPCLKGMFGEGCASRCDCDHSDGCDPVHGHCQCQAGWTGTRCHLPCPEGFWGTNCSNTCTCKNGGTCIPENGNCVCAPGFRGPSCQRSCQPGRYGKRCVPCKCANHSSCHPSNGTCYCMAGWTGPDCSQPCPLGHWGANCAQLCHCRHGGTCHPQHGSCFCPPGRTGHLCLEGCSPGVFGANCSQPCQCGPGERCHPETGACVCPPGHSGAPCRIGSQEPFTMMPTSPVAYNSLGAVIGIAVLGSLVVALVALFIGYRHWQKGKAHQHLAVAYSSGRLDGSEYVMPDVPPSYSHYYSNPSYHTLSQCSPNPPPPNKVPGSQLFASLQAPERPGGAHGHDNNHATLPADWKHRRQPPPGPLDRGRSLGPKASGNSRLDRSYSCSYSNRNGPGPFYSKGPISEEGLGASVASLSSENPYATIRDLPSLLGSPRESSYMEMKGPPSGSPPRQPPQLRDSQRRRHPQPERDSGTYEQPSPLTHDRDSVGSQPPLPPGLPPGHYDSPKNSHIPGHYDLPPVRHPPSPPLRRQDR